A window from Lactiplantibacillus pentosus encodes these proteins:
- the ytpR gene encoding YtpR family tRNA-binding protein — MLITSYNPSELGDTLITILRPDTATQTIETHANVTRISDADSGETLGYNFFDVSKTLGSLDVNGQVHLTAEQVDQLNNLLQTNDFEPELVLDTDPKFVVGYVQSAEAHPKSDHLKITKTDVGADEPLQIVSGSPNMQADILVVVAKVGAMMPNGLIIWPGELRGVKSNGMIVSGRELQLPNAPQRPGALILPADYQPVGAAFDFDRAQTLFTA; from the coding sequence ATGTTAATTACAAGTTATAATCCATCCGAATTAGGTGACACGTTAATCACCATCTTACGACCAGATACGGCCACCCAGACGATTGAAACACATGCCAACGTCACGCGTATTAGTGACGCTGACAGTGGCGAAACCTTGGGCTATAATTTTTTTGACGTTTCCAAGACGCTTGGGTCTTTGGATGTCAATGGTCAAGTTCACTTAACTGCCGAACAAGTTGATCAATTAAATAATTTATTACAAACGAACGATTTTGAACCTGAATTAGTCTTAGATACAGATCCTAAATTTGTGGTCGGCTACGTCCAATCTGCCGAAGCCCATCCCAAATCTGATCATTTAAAAATTACGAAGACCGACGTTGGTGCTGATGAACCACTCCAAATTGTCAGTGGGTCACCTAACATGCAGGCGGATATTTTAGTTGTGGTTGCCAAAGTCGGTGCCATGATGCCAAACGGTTTGATTATTTGGCCTGGTGAATTGCGGGGCGTTAAGAGTAACGGCATGATCGTCTCTGGACGTGAATTACAACTGCCAAACGCGCCACAACGTCCCGGCGCTTTAATTTTGCCAGCAGACTATCAACCAGTCGGCGCAGCCTTTGATTTCGACCGCGCTCAAACATTATTTACTGCTTAG
- a CDS encoding PepSY domain-containing protein encodes MNKQLQYGGLLAVGMAGIAGGFSVGGLFKRLRRPTPNQILGQVKRAFLKEAPIEGSWIEMKKSPLQKFALRTDVYYGGITRYEDGQLVQYEFLADANTGSILDIYRL; translated from the coding sequence ATGAATAAACAATTACAGTATGGCGGCCTGTTAGCGGTTGGGATGGCTGGTATCGCCGGGGGCTTTTCCGTTGGCGGCCTGTTCAAGCGGTTGCGCCGTCCCACCCCTAACCAAATCCTCGGACAAGTGAAACGTGCTTTTCTTAAAGAAGCACCGATTGAAGGCTCATGGATTGAAATGAAAAAATCGCCGCTACAAAAATTTGCCTTACGCACGGATGTCTACTATGGCGGCATTACCCGCTACGAAGACGGCCAGCTGGTGCAGTACGAATTTTTAGCGGACGCCAATACGGGCAGTATTTTAGATATTTATCGACTTTAA